The proteins below are encoded in one region of Anabaena sphaerica FACHB-251:
- a CDS encoding PAS domain S-box protein, with protein sequence MQLNDQLIALPNLHQVIDRYPLTISPDSQVLDALILMNQEQNNDLEIVNASESLPGSKGKQKASSYVLVVEERQLLGILTLRDVLKLTVLGMNLSKTRIAEVMTQQLITLEESAFQDISTVLSILQHHRIDHLPIVDDGEKLVGIVTESSLLQGLNVVKIVGILDSIQQYLQESQKPTTTPAKCQYANQQTKEVYCENDYFLHKLVVEQVAKEIKINEELHQTIEELKIVEEEIRQQNERLVIVYEIAELERRRYQNLFEFTPYGYLVTDKLGIIQEANHAASTLLSVHQKYLVGKPITVFIADEARHTLISDLADFQQLPEWEVCIQPRQGTPFPAGVRVAAMYDPQGQQSGWSWLLSNISERKQAKESLSRATQELEERVVKRTKELVVVNQTLQQEIKERHQTEAALRKSEDIFRQFAENIEAYIWICSQDCSNIFYINQAYEKIWGRSCQSLRENPQSWIEAIHPEDLDHMMLELEEQAQKGGNASVEHRIIRPDGSIRWLLSRRFPIKNEQGQIQYFGGIGEDITERKQTEAALRKSEEIFRQFGENIQAQIIWIKSYKNGETVYVNPAYEKIWGRSCQSLWENPQSWTESIHPEDRDRILAETRRNLQNGELSTLEYRLVQSDGAIRWIFARCFPILNEQGQIQYFGGIAEDITERQLAEAALKKSEEKFRHFTENTDTVIWMASKDGKETLYINPAYEKIWGRSCQSLRENPQSWMEGIHPEDRDYILGKIEERHQKGEGASLEYRVVQPNGAIRWIWSRCFPIKNEQGELDYYGSITEDITERKLAEVFRRESEARLTLALEAANMGIWDWNLTTNNCIWSDHIGPLYGLPKGSLCPSSLQGFLNLVHPEDTEPFTQALNRAIEEKIEFGIEYRAVWPDDSLHWLGTRGKVYYDEQGQPIRIIGTTRDISDRKEKEQKIYEQAALLDIATDAIFVRDFQTEILFWNQGAERMYGWTKHEAVGRNLQDIFCPNTSIQHEATALKTVVKLGTWQGELRKQTKSGQEIIVESRWTLMFDADGQPKSILIVDTDITEKKQLEEQFLRTQRLESIGTLAGGIAHDLNNILTPISVAAQLLKGRFAKDPARHPHLLTIIENNAVRGAALVKQVLSFARGLKGERTIVQIKHLIAEIIQIAKHTFSKSIEFNTQISEDLWTVSGDTTQLHQVLMNLVINARDAMPAGGLLTISAENMFIDEAYSRLNFESKVGHYIVITVKDTGMGMSPEILDRIFDPFFTTKEIGTGTGLGLSTVLGIIKSHNGFVTVSSQVNKGSTFKIFLPSVESPQLPSLEQLEIESGQGELILIVDDEPQICDVTKIILENNNYQTLTASNGIEAIALYAQHKQQISVVLMDMMMPEMDGATAIRTMQKMNPDVQVIACSGLGTIEVLPESAETKAQAVLLKPYTANDLLRNLSQVIRNRE encoded by the coding sequence ATGCAATTAAACGATCAGCTGATTGCTTTGCCAAATTTACATCAAGTTATTGATCGTTATCCCTTGACGATTAGCCCTGATAGTCAGGTATTGGATGCTCTTATCTTGATGAATCAAGAACAAAATAATGACTTAGAAATCGTCAATGCCTCAGAATCATTACCAGGGAGCAAAGGGAAACAAAAAGCAAGTAGCTATGTTTTGGTAGTAGAAGAAAGGCAGTTATTAGGAATATTAACGCTTAGGGATGTATTGAAACTAACTGTTTTGGGTATGAATTTATCTAAGACAAGAATTGCAGAAGTGATGACGCAACAACTCATCACATTGGAAGAATCGGCTTTTCAGGATATTTCCACAGTCTTATCAATCTTGCAGCACCATCGAATCGATCATCTACCAATTGTGGATGATGGGGAAAAATTGGTAGGAATAGTAACTGAATCTAGCCTGTTGCAAGGGTTGAATGTAGTAAAAATAGTTGGTATTCTCGACAGCATACAGCAATATCTCCAAGAGTCACAAAAGCCAACAACTACACCTGCTAAATGCCAGTACGCAAATCAGCAAACAAAGGAAGTATACTGTGAAAATGATTATTTCTTACATAAATTGGTGGTAGAACAAGTTGCCAAAGAAATTAAAATTAACGAAGAACTTCACCAAACTATAGAAGAACTGAAAATAGTTGAAGAAGAAATACGCCAACAAAACGAACGGCTGGTTATTGTTTATGAGATTGCAGAATTAGAACGCCGACGTTACCAAAATTTGTTTGAATTTACCCCTTATGGTTATTTAGTAACGGATAAATTGGGCATTATTCAAGAAGCCAATCATGCCGCATCGACCTTACTATCTGTACACCAAAAGTACCTAGTAGGTAAGCCAATCACGGTGTTTATTGCTGACGAAGCGCGTCATACTTTGATATCTGATCTGGCAGATTTTCAACAGTTACCAGAATGGGAAGTTTGCATCCAACCACGACAAGGAACGCCCTTCCCTGCTGGTGTGAGGGTAGCTGCTATGTACGATCCCCAAGGTCAACAGAGTGGCTGGAGTTGGTTATTGAGCAATATTAGTGAACGCAAGCAAGCTAAAGAATCTCTAAGCAGAGCCACTCAAGAGTTAGAGGAACGAGTAGTAAAACGCACAAAAGAATTAGTAGTTGTTAATCAAACTTTGCAGCAAGAAATCAAAGAGCGCCATCAAACAGAAGCAGCACTGCGGAAGAGTGAAGATATATTTCGCCAATTTGCTGAAAACATTGAAGCGTATATATGGATTTGTTCCCAAGATTGCAGCAACATCTTTTATATTAACCAGGCTTATGAGAAAATTTGGGGTCGTTCCTGCCAAAGTCTGCGGGAAAATCCTCAATCTTGGATAGAAGCAATTCATCCAGAAGACCTTGACCACATGATGCTAGAGTTGGAGGAGCAGGCTCAAAAGGGTGGCAATGCCAGTGTAGAGCATCGTATTATACGTCCTGATGGATCGATACGCTGGTTATTGTCCAGACGCTTTCCCATCAAAAATGAACAAGGGCAGATTCAATACTTTGGTGGCATTGGTGAAGATATCACAGAACGCAAGCAGACAGAAGCAGCACTGCGGAAAAGTGAGGAGATATTTCGTCAATTTGGGGAAAACATTCAAGCACAGATAATCTGGATTAAATCATACAAGAATGGCGAAACTGTATATGTAAATCCTGCTTATGAGAAAATATGGGGTCGCTCCTGCCAAAGTCTGTGGGAAAATCCGCAATCGTGGACAGAATCTATTCATCCAGAAGATCGCGATCGCATTTTGGCAGAAACACGGCGGAATCTTCAAAATGGAGAGCTTTCTACTCTAGAGTATCGTCTTGTACAAAGTGATGGAGCGATCCGCTGGATCTTCGCTAGATGCTTTCCCATCCTGAATGAACAAGGACAGATTCAATACTTTGGTGGCATTGCCGAAGATATCACCGAACGCCAACTAGCAGAAGCAGCACTAAAGAAGAGTGAGGAGAAATTCCGACACTTTACCGAAAACACTGATACCGTAATCTGGATGGCCTCTAAAGATGGTAAGGAAACTCTATATATTAACCCGGCTTATGAGAAAATATGGGGTCGCTCTTGCCAAAGTCTGAGGGAAAATCCGCAATCCTGGATGGAAGGTATTCATCCAGAAGATCGTGATTACATTTTGGGAAAAATAGAAGAGCGTCATCAAAAGGGTGAAGGGGCTAGTTTAGAGTATCGTGTTGTCCAACCCAATGGGGCAATCCGCTGGATTTGGAGTAGATGCTTTCCCATTAAGAATGAACAAGGAGAGCTAGATTACTATGGCAGTATTACAGAAGATATCACTGAGCGGAAACTAGCCGAAGTTTTCCGTAGGGAAAGTGAAGCGCGACTGACTTTAGCTCTAGAAGCTGCCAACATGGGTATATGGGATTGGAACCTGACGACCAATAACTGTATATGGTCTGATCATATAGGCCCACTTTACGGATTGCCAAAGGGTAGTTTGTGTCCATCATCCTTACAAGGATTCTTAAATTTAGTTCATCCTGAAGATACTGAACCTTTCACTCAAGCTCTCAATCGTGCCATTGAAGAAAAAATCGAATTTGGCATTGAATATCGGGCTGTTTGGCCTGACGACAGCCTACACTGGTTAGGCACTAGAGGAAAAGTCTATTATGACGAACAAGGTCAGCCCATACGGATAATTGGTACAACTAGAGATATCTCTGATCGCAAGGAAAAAGAACAGAAAATCTACGAGCAAGCTGCTTTATTAGATATCGCTACCGATGCCATTTTTGTGCGAGATTTCCAGACAGAAATCTTATTCTGGAATCAAGGTGCGGAGCGAATGTACGGTTGGACTAAGCATGAAGCTGTGGGTAGAAACCTTCAGGATATTTTCTGCCCTAACACTTCAATACAACACGAAGCAACTGCGCTCAAAACTGTAGTTAAGTTGGGAACTTGGCAAGGTGAGTTACGTAAACAAACCAAATCTGGCCAGGAGATTATCGTTGAAAGTCGTTGGACACTCATGTTTGATGCCGATGGACAACCAAAATCCATCCTGATTGTAGATACTGACATTACAGAAAAGAAACAACTGGAAGAACAGTTTTTACGCACCCAGCGATTAGAAAGCATTGGTACTTTAGCTGGTGGTATTGCCCACGACTTGAATAATATATTGACACCTATTTCAGTCGCAGCGCAATTACTCAAAGGCAGATTTGCCAAAGATCCAGCACGCCATCCCCATCTATTGACAATTATTGAAAATAATGCTGTACGCGGTGCGGCTTTAGTTAAGCAAGTTTTATCCTTTGCACGGGGATTAAAAGGAGAGCGGACAATTGTACAAATTAAACATCTGATTGCGGAAATTATTCAAATTGCTAAACATACATTTAGCAAATCTATCGAATTCAACACCCAGATATCCGAAGACCTCTGGACGGTTTCGGGAGACACAACACAACTACATCAGGTATTGATGAACCTAGTAATTAATGCCCGTGATGCTATGCCAGCAGGTGGTCTCCTGACTATTTCTGCGGAAAATATGTTTATTGATGAAGCATATAGCCGGTTGAATTTTGAATCTAAAGTGGGACATTACATAGTTATTACTGTCAAGGATACAGGAATGGGGATGTCACCAGAAATATTAGATAGAATTTTTGATCCATTTTTTACCACCAAAGAAATTGGAACTGGAACAGGATTAGGTTTATCAACTGTGTTAGGAATTATTAAAAGTCATAACGGTTTTGTCACAGTCTCTAGCCAAGTGAATAAAGGAAGTACATTTAAGATATTCTTGCCCTCAGTAGAATCTCCTCAACTTCCTAGTTTAGAGCAATTGGAAATAGAATCAGGACAAGGAGAGTTGATTTTGATAGTAGATGATGAACCTCAAATTTGTGATGTGACTAAAATCATCCTGGAAAATAACAATTATCAAACTCTGACTGCTAGTAATGGCATTGAAGCGATCGCTCTTTATGCTCAACACAAACAGCAAATCAGTGTGGTTTTAATGGATATGATGATGCCGGAAATGGATGGTGCTACAGCCATTCGCACTATGCAAAAAATGAACCCAGATGTACAAGTGATTGCTTGTAGTGGACTGGGTACAATAGAGGTATTACCAGAATCAGCCGAGACAAAAGCGCAAGCCGTTTTATTAAAACCCTACACTGCAAATGATTTACTAAGAAATTTAAGTCAAGTGATTCGGAATAGGGAATAG
- a CDS encoding phytoene desaturase family protein, with product MEIFDYVIMGAGLGGLSAAACLSRQGYKVAVLEKHYLPGGCCHTFDYGAYSFCADVHYISQCGQDKTIGQFLNYIQRNVSFNSLEPDCIDRVITPEADFKIPLGWENLRSRLISTFPEETTAINLYCDEIKQLHQQIRQIVREVHWFDQKWTDWLKLPKYWHLFSRRTWTLQDLYNHVGLSPKLQAILAGQSGDYALPPNDIALITHTSLVWDYSEGAYYPKHHFKQFVNTIVEAITANGGVVEYSTPVDHIQVSNNSVHSVTANSKTYRATQAYISDIDPKLTVELMHDNQALSPREIQRLTNYEYSASAFNIYLGLDSNFDPQKYGIGNWNLWYYPTGNLNQEYQQQLQDNLSRPWIFLSCPTMKTNAPGIAPAGHHVLEIATVCAYEPFASLHKTDPKAYKAKKRQVYQQIMTSVKDLIPDVDKYTRMKVYGTPTTSEFYLGQPQGNIYGAKLIPQQVGLNRLGYATELPNLFFVGASAGYPSVPGVIGNGMDVVELLTGESVRQNRPLAKLFMWYNEGF from the coding sequence ATGGAAATCTTCGATTACGTAATTATGGGAGCGGGACTAGGTGGACTTTCAGCGGCAGCTTGTTTAAGCCGACAAGGATATAAAGTTGCAGTTTTAGAGAAACATTATTTACCTGGTGGATGTTGTCACACCTTTGATTATGGTGCATATAGCTTTTGTGCCGATGTGCATTATATTTCCCAATGTGGTCAAGATAAAACCATCGGTCAATTTCTCAATTATATTCAGCGAAATGTATCTTTTAACAGTCTTGAACCTGACTGTATTGATAGAGTCATCACACCAGAAGCAGATTTTAAAATCCCGTTAGGGTGGGAAAATTTGCGATCGCGTTTAATTTCTACCTTTCCTGAAGAAACCACCGCAATTAACCTTTACTGCGATGAAATTAAACAACTACATCAACAAATTCGGCAAATAGTCAGGGAAGTACATTGGTTTGATCAAAAATGGACTGATTGGTTGAAATTGCCCAAATATTGGCATTTATTTTCCAGACGCACTTGGACATTACAAGATTTATATAACCATGTCGGTTTATCACCCAAACTGCAAGCCATACTAGCAGGACAAAGTGGAGATTATGCCCTACCACCCAACGACATCGCCCTGATTACTCATACTTCCTTAGTTTGGGATTATTCAGAAGGTGCTTACTATCCCAAACATCATTTTAAACAGTTTGTTAACACTATTGTTGAAGCAATTACTGCGAATGGTGGTGTAGTTGAATATTCTACCCCAGTTGACCATATTCAAGTTAGTAACAACAGTGTCCACAGTGTTACAGCTAATAGTAAAACATATCGCGCCACTCAAGCTTATATCAGTGATATCGATCCCAAATTAACAGTAGAATTGATGCACGATAATCAAGCTTTGAGTCCCAGAGAAATTCAACGCCTTACCAACTATGAATATTCAGCCAGTGCATTTAATATTTACCTGGGTTTAGATAGCAACTTCGATCCCCAAAAGTATGGGATTGGTAACTGGAATCTCTGGTATTATCCCACAGGCAACCTCAACCAAGAATATCAACAACAACTGCAAGATAATCTCAGTCGTCCCTGGATTTTTCTGTCTTGTCCAACCATGAAAACTAATGCACCAGGAATAGCACCAGCAGGACATCATGTTTTAGAAATTGCTACCGTTTGTGCCTATGAACCTTTTGCATCTTTGCATAAAACCGACCCTAAAGCCTATAAAGCCAAAAAACGGCAAGTTTATCAGCAGATAATGACCAGTGTGAAAGATTTGATTCCCGACGTGGACAAATACACCCGCATGAAAGTTTATGGTACACCCACCACTAGCGAATTTTATCTAGGACAACCCCAAGGTAATATTTATGGTGCCAAGTTGATCCCCCAACAGGTGGGTTTAAATCGTTTGGGATATGCCACAGAGTTACCTAATTTGTTTTTTGTGGGTGCGAGTGCTGGATATCCCAGTGTACCCGGTGTGATTGGTAATGGTATGGATGTGGTGGAATTGTTGACAGGGGAATCTGTGCGACAGAATAGACCTCTTGCAAAATTGTTTATGTGGTATAATGAGGGGTTTTAG